Genomic window (Haladaptatus caseinilyticus):
AGGTAGATTCCGGCGCTCGTCGCTCCCGAGACGGATTCGTTACCTGCCGTGGTTTCGATCGTCGTGTTGGAAAGTCGGGTTGCGGTCGTCTCGACCAGCGCGGCGCCGATGAACTCGTTTCCGCTGATTTCGCTTTCGGAGAGCGTGCTGCGACGAGATTCGAGGAAGTTGATGCCGACGAAATCGTTTTTCGCCGTAATGTTACCCATCGAAACGCCGTGCGACCGAACGACGCTGATCCCGAGGAAGTTCGAGCTGGCGTTCGCGTCGTTCAATCTGGCGTTCGTGGTATTCTCGACACCGAAACCGACCCGGTTGGAGACGGCCGAAACGTTCGCAAGCGAACTGCCGGTCGCATTGTCGGCGAAGAAGCCGACATTGTTTCCGGCGGCGACACTCCCGCGAACGGTGTCGTTCGCCCCGCGGAGAAAGAATCCGATCTCGTTCGCGGTCGCGACGCTGTTGCTGACGACGATATCGGTGGAACCGACGAACGAGATTCCACCGACGTTGCGCGAGACGTTCGCGTCGGAGAGGCGGGTGTTACGACTGTCGATGGCGAGAACCCCTGCCGACTGCGATGGACGAGGGAACGGGGAGAGTTCGGGTGCGACGTTGTCGGCCGCCGTAATGTTCGTGAGCGTCATGCTCGTCGCTTTTTCGAGACAGATTCCCGTTCGACGGTTGTCGATAGCGACGACGTTCCGAACGGTTCCATCGACGGTGTTCTCGAAATGGATTCCCGTCTCCCATTTCGTGACGGAGAGGTTTCGCACGGTGACGTTCGTGGACTGACGAACGAGAAGACCGTCGGATCCGCCGTTTCCGTTGCTCGCCAGTACATGACCGCGGCCGTCGAGCACGACATCGTCTGCTCGAACTCTGATGCACGTCTCGGCAGGAGTATCCTCGATATCGTCCGAGAGGGCGTACTTACCGGACTCGGAGATGACGGTACAGGAGTCGATTTGCGTGGAATCGGGACGGTCGACGGTACCGTCAACCGCAGCGATTTCGATAGCTCCGCCGGATCCGATAGCAGGTGGGAAAGGGGAGATGACCAGCAAGGCAGCGAAGGAAACGGCCATGAGTTCGATCAGTGCGGTCGGCGATGTCGTTCGCATGGCACATCTATCGTGCGAGGTATGCTTTGTTATTGACCGATAGAGCACTCGAAACTGGGATATTTCGATCTCGTGCGGAAGTAACGGCGGCTACTTCGACAGGATCGAGCGCCGGAGGCCGTCGTGAACAACGGCTCCGAGGGGAATGGGTTGGCCAGGGGCGACCGAATTCGGGAAAACGTATTTTTACGCTCGATGAACAATCTGTCTACATGGTAATGAAAGAATCCGAGGCCGAAATCGAGCGCGGCGATCCGGTGCCGAACTTCCAACTTCGAGGCACGGACGGGGAGAGATACACGCTCGACGACTTCTCAGGATACGAAGCCGTTCTGCTGGTGTTTACCTGCAACCACTGTCCCTACGCACAGGCAAAGTTCGACCTCC
Coding sequences:
- a CDS encoding right-handed parallel beta-helix repeat-containing protein encodes the protein MRTTSPTALIELMAVSFAALLVISPFPPAIGSGGAIEIAAVDGTVDRPDSTQIDSCTVISESGKYALSDDIEDTPAETCIRVRADDVVLDGRGHVLASNGNGGSDGLLVRQSTNVTVRNLSVTKWETGIHFENTVDGTVRNVVAIDNRRTGICLEKATSMTLTNITAADNVAPELSPFPRPSQSAGVLAIDSRNTRLSDANVSRNVGGISFVGSTDIVVSNSVATANEIGFFLRGANDTVRGSVAAGNNVGFFADNATGSSLANVSAVSNRVGFGVENTTNARLNDANASSNFLGISVVRSHGVSMGNITAKNDFVGINFLESRRSTLSESEISGNEFIGAALVETTATRLSNTTIETTAGNESVSGATSAGIYLNGSDARLEDVTTANNDNWTIFAERESNLDATHVSLDETRLSFVGTDIALDSTRRPPLPSHPTKRVAFGRSLVISRTTAAGMLDAQFEYDRRAVSDADVIERKLRLWRYDGNWSPVCDSRIDTDHAVVSATLSRPDRAVFTVLGERGDSGPNPGSNAGIDERC